Proteins from a single region of Rhizobium leguminosarum bv. trifolii WSM1325:
- a CDS encoding NADPH-dependent FMN reductase (PFAM: NADPH-dependent FMN reductase~KEGG: rec:RHECIAT_PC0000417 putative NADPH:quinone reductase protein), which produces MTTHKVGYLIGSLAKGSINRKLAKALVRFAPPELEMSEISFKDLPLYSYDYDADYPPAGKAFKAAIAAVDAVLFVTPEYNRSIPGGLKNAIDWASRPYGTNSFTRKPSAVIGTSPGAIGTAVAQQNLRSVLSFCNSPQMNAPEAYIQFTPGLITDDGEVTNDKTADFLRTFMQDFHVFIARVRSVLPKDA; this is translated from the coding sequence ATGACCACGCATAAAGTAGGCTATCTCATCGGCAGCCTTGCCAAGGGCTCGATCAACCGCAAACTCGCCAAGGCGTTGGTGCGGTTCGCCCCGCCGGAACTTGAAATGTCGGAGATATCCTTCAAGGACCTGCCGCTCTACAGCTACGACTATGACGCCGACTACCCTCCGGCTGGCAAGGCATTCAAGGCGGCAATCGCAGCCGTCGACGCCGTGCTGTTCGTCACGCCCGAATACAATCGATCCATACCTGGCGGGCTGAAAAACGCCATCGACTGGGCTAGCCGCCCCTACGGCACCAACTCGTTCACACGCAAGCCGTCAGCGGTGATCGGCACGTCGCCGGGCGCGATAGGCACAGCGGTCGCCCAGCAGAATTTGCGCAGTGTGCTCAGTTTCTGCAACTCTCCCCAGATGAATGCCCCGGAAGCCTACATCCAGTTCACACCGGGGCTGATCACCGATGACGGCGAGGTCACGAACGACAAAACCGCGGATTTCCTTCGCACGTTCATGCAGGACTTCCATGTCTTCATCGCAAGGGTTCGCTCAGTGCTGCCGAAAGATGCCTAG
- a CDS encoding PAS/PAC sensor signal transduction histidine kinase (KEGG: ret:RHE_PF00222 two-component sensor histidine kinase protein~TIGRFAM: PAS sensor protein~PFAM: MASE1 domain protein; ATP-binding region ATPase domain protein; PAS fold-3 domain protein; PAS fold-4 domain protein; PAS fold domain protein; histidine kinase A domain protein~SMART: ATP-binding region ATPase domain protein; histidine kinase A domain protein; PAC repeat-containing protein; PAS domain containing protein) encodes MLSVWSHRPRLLHLGLFFLAYVLACGFAQSLAIVPGTGISIWPPGGLFVATLILASRRSWPWWILVGCLAEMFSNFLWFYSPVPAAFLIYVGNALGAMVAAWLVNRTLKHPVQLETLREVLTFVILAAGIAPIVSATVGSATLAWFAIQSQSFATAWPLWWIGDATGVLIVAPLALVLFHSWRSKMQFSAAQWVEACVLGLIFLGVAALSLSGYLPFAYIIMPPLLWAAVRFEFKGAAVSLALLALITAVFTITGASQFSGDPESQKHNQIMLQLFLAISAFSALIVAAISRQHQLAVLTLHQNVETLRDRERELSQLVDMVPSHVWRLTPEGEPTFFNRRMVDFLGLDVADSDRPGMSRLEAVLQATVHPDDTAGFRDALRHCLATGESFVMRYRLRRADGLYRWMSSRAEPMRDQAGNTVQWYGLCHDIDDQMRAEEAVRRSERQLQQMIDAVPVRIWSVEPTGGSTYFNKRYQDHFRAVIANFDSQAEPRIDELLQQLIHPEDASAVQRTLRNCFEAGSGSAMRFRWLEKDGVYRWAECRVEPRRDDDGTVVQWYGVSLDIDEEVRALEALRDRERELSQLVDMVPVQIRRLTPGGEPVFFNKRLIDFFGLDVGDMDKPGMSRLSSVIHTLVHPDDASRLLETVHHSLASGDPFSIKYRMLRFDGAYRWVDGRAEPLRDQSGAIMQWYVISVDIDDEMRAQEALRDRERELSQLVDMVPSLLWRLNPEGAPTFFNQRLIDFLGLDIVDTEKPGVSRLAALIEAAVHPDDAAGLERALNHSFATGERFSSQYRLRRADGVYRWVKGSAEPLRDQSGRIVQWYGLSHDIDDQLRVEEALRERERSLWQLVETLPAMIDCAAPDGEPIYRSQQLRDFLGYNLDELDGTGKTRLEGTLDAGVHPDDVAGVKENYSHSLSSGEPYARRHRLRRHDGEYRWVETRAAPMRNAEGVIVQWNVICLDIDGQVHAEEDLRRAREGLARASQVASLAELSASIAHEVNQPLAAVVANSHACQRWLMAEPPNMERAQRTVERIIRDANSAADVVSRIRALFKQSVDRRIPSTLSGIVNEVRNLMADEAWRRHVRMEVELDDTLPLIAIDRVQIQQVLINLIRNGIEAMDATTGDRVVEIRVRQIGNILQTEISDRGQGIDFPEKMFEPFFTTKENGMGMGLAICRSIVELHGGRLWAEKNNPHGATLLFTLPIETKAAS; translated from the coding sequence ATGCTGAGCGTCTGGTCCCACCGTCCCCGGCTCCTGCATCTGGGGCTTTTCTTCCTCGCCTATGTACTCGCCTGCGGCTTCGCACAGTCGCTGGCAATCGTGCCGGGAACGGGTATTTCCATCTGGCCCCCGGGCGGGCTTTTCGTCGCGACCCTCATCCTCGCCTCCAGGCGCAGCTGGCCATGGTGGATCCTGGTGGGCTGCCTGGCGGAAATGTTCAGCAATTTCCTGTGGTTCTACAGCCCCGTGCCTGCGGCCTTCCTGATCTATGTCGGCAACGCTCTTGGAGCAATGGTCGCGGCATGGCTGGTGAACCGGACCTTGAAACATCCCGTTCAGCTGGAAACTCTGCGGGAAGTTCTCACATTCGTCATCCTGGCCGCCGGAATCGCACCGATCGTGAGCGCGACCGTGGGAAGTGCCACGCTTGCCTGGTTCGCGATCCAATCGCAATCCTTCGCGACGGCCTGGCCGCTATGGTGGATCGGAGACGCAACCGGTGTCCTCATCGTCGCGCCGCTGGCGTTGGTCCTCTTTCACAGCTGGCGCAGCAAGATGCAGTTCTCGGCCGCGCAATGGGTGGAAGCCTGCGTCCTGGGGCTGATCTTTCTTGGTGTCGCGGCTCTTTCGCTGAGCGGCTACCTTCCCTTCGCCTACATCATCATGCCGCCACTTCTCTGGGCCGCGGTCCGCTTCGAGTTCAAGGGCGCCGCGGTATCGCTCGCTCTGCTTGCTCTGATCACGGCGGTATTCACGATAACAGGGGCCAGCCAATTTTCCGGCGATCCCGAGTCCCAGAAACACAATCAGATCATGCTGCAGCTGTTTCTGGCTATCTCGGCATTTTCGGCGCTGATTGTCGCCGCCATATCCCGACAGCACCAGCTGGCCGTGCTGACATTGCACCAAAACGTGGAGACGTTGCGCGACCGGGAACGGGAGCTCTCGCAGCTCGTGGACATGGTTCCGAGCCATGTCTGGCGTCTGACGCCCGAGGGCGAGCCGACTTTCTTCAATAGGCGGATGGTCGACTTCCTGGGTCTTGACGTGGCGGACTCGGACAGGCCGGGCATGAGCCGGCTGGAGGCGGTCCTGCAGGCCACCGTTCATCCCGATGATACAGCCGGGTTCAGGGACGCCCTTCGCCATTGCCTCGCCACCGGCGAGAGCTTCGTCATGCGGTATCGGCTGCGGCGCGCCGACGGTCTCTATCGCTGGATGTCGAGCCGCGCCGAGCCGATGCGTGATCAGGCCGGAAACACTGTCCAGTGGTACGGGCTTTGTCACGACATCGATGATCAGATGCGTGCCGAAGAGGCCGTTCGGCGGAGCGAAAGACAGCTTCAGCAGATGATCGATGCCGTGCCGGTCCGCATATGGAGCGTCGAACCGACAGGCGGATCGACCTACTTCAACAAACGCTACCAGGATCATTTCCGCGCCGTCATCGCCAATTTCGACTCTCAGGCCGAACCGCGCATCGACGAGCTGCTGCAGCAGCTGATTCATCCCGAGGATGCGTCCGCCGTGCAGCGCACGCTGCGCAATTGTTTCGAAGCCGGCAGCGGCTCCGCCATGCGGTTTCGCTGGCTTGAAAAGGATGGCGTCTACCGCTGGGCCGAATGCAGGGTGGAGCCGCGGCGCGATGACGACGGAACGGTCGTGCAATGGTACGGCGTCTCCCTCGATATCGACGAGGAGGTGCGTGCGCTGGAGGCGTTGCGCGACCGCGAACGCGAGCTGTCGCAACTCGTGGACATGGTCCCGGTTCAGATCAGGCGCCTGACGCCGGGAGGCGAACCGGTCTTCTTCAACAAGCGCCTGATCGACTTTTTCGGTCTCGACGTTGGCGATATGGACAAGCCCGGCATGAGCCGGCTCTCCTCGGTCATCCACACCCTCGTCCATCCCGATGACGCATCGAGGTTGCTCGAGACGGTTCACCATTCCCTCGCCAGCGGCGATCCCTTCTCGATAAAATATCGCATGCTCCGTTTCGACGGAGCCTATCGCTGGGTCGATGGCCGAGCCGAGCCGCTACGCGATCAAAGCGGCGCGATCATGCAATGGTATGTCATATCAGTCGACATCGACGATGAGATGCGCGCGCAGGAAGCGCTACGCGACCGGGAGCGGGAGCTTTCGCAACTCGTGGACATGGTTCCGAGCCTGCTCTGGCGGCTCAACCCGGAAGGCGCTCCGACCTTCTTCAACCAGCGCCTGATCGATTTTTTGGGTCTCGACATTGTCGATACAGAAAAGCCGGGCGTCAGCCGGCTAGCGGCGCTCATCGAGGCCGCCGTCCATCCCGACGATGCAGCCGGCCTCGAGCGAGCGCTCAACCATTCCTTTGCTACGGGGGAGCGCTTCTCCAGCCAGTATCGCCTGCGGCGCGCCGACGGCGTCTACCGCTGGGTGAAAGGCAGCGCGGAGCCGCTGCGGGATCAAAGCGGCCGGATCGTCCAATGGTATGGTCTTTCGCATGACATCGACGATCAACTGCGCGTCGAGGAGGCACTGCGGGAGAGAGAACGATCGCTCTGGCAGCTCGTTGAAACGCTGCCGGCAATGATCGATTGCGCAGCACCTGATGGAGAACCGATCTATCGCAGCCAGCAACTGCGCGACTTCCTCGGTTATAATCTCGATGAGTTGGATGGAACAGGCAAAACCCGGCTGGAAGGCACACTCGATGCCGGTGTTCATCCCGACGATGTGGCAGGGGTCAAAGAAAACTATTCCCATTCGTTGTCCTCTGGCGAGCCCTATGCGCGTAGGCACCGTCTGCGGCGCCATGATGGTGAATATCGCTGGGTCGAGACGCGCGCGGCACCGATGCGCAATGCCGAAGGCGTCATCGTCCAGTGGAATGTCATCTGCCTGGATATCGACGGTCAGGTTCACGCGGAGGAAGATCTGCGTCGGGCGCGAGAGGGTCTTGCACGGGCGAGCCAAGTGGCGAGCCTCGCCGAGCTTTCAGCCTCCATCGCGCACGAGGTGAACCAGCCACTTGCGGCCGTCGTGGCCAACTCACACGCCTGCCAGCGCTGGCTCATGGCCGAGCCGCCGAATATGGAGCGGGCACAGAGGACAGTCGAGCGCATCATCCGAGATGCCAACTCGGCGGCAGATGTCGTCAGCCGTATTCGCGCCCTGTTCAAGCAATCCGTGGACAGGAGGATCCCATCGACGCTCTCCGGTATCGTCAACGAAGTGCGCAACCTCATGGCCGACGAGGCCTGGCGTCGTCACGTTCGGATGGAGGTGGAGCTCGACGACACCCTTCCGCTCATCGCAATCGATCGCGTCCAGATCCAGCAGGTTCTGATCAATCTCATCCGCAACGGTATCGAGGCAATGGACGCCACGACAGGCGACAGGGTCGTCGAAATCCGCGTGCGCCAGATCGGGAATATCCTCCAGACCGAGATCAGCGATCGCGGACAGGGCATCGACTTTCCCGAAAAGATGTTCGAGCCGTTCTTCACGACGAAGGAAAACGGCATGGGCATGGGGCTGGCGATCTGCCGCTCGATCGTCGAGTTGCACGGCGGACGATTGTGGGCCGAGAAGAACAATCCGCACGGAGCGACGTTGCTCTTCACCTTGCCCATAGAAACAAAGGCGGCGTCATGA
- a CDS encoding Mandelate racemase/muconate lactonizing protein (PFAM: Mandelate racemase/muconate lactonizing protein~KEGG: rec:RHECIAT_PC0000419 putative racemase protein): MKITGIRTFLMHVGQPDPANWASDQRSSSGASKQFGGTRNWLFLKIDTDEGITGIGECSGWPRVVETAIHDLAPLLIGEDPAHTERLWQKMHIAMMGHGMLGTVGGGAMTGIDMALWDIKGKALGVPVWMLLGGKMRDRIPIYSHANTPERALAIKERGIKAIKCGGVADPVRKVAALRDAVGDDMDIAIDLHGPPWLTPADACRLVRALEPYELMWVEDPIAPENIDGYRRIRDAAHVPLAAGERSATIFGERELIEKELVDVIQPDTGRAGGITQMKKIAAMAEAHHIQMAPHSGSLGPVAEYAALHLLAAIPNALILERLDDDWDGRRQTIVPHPQQVDGLIAVPDGPGLGCDIDEAFVARFPSNGNVSVPQSAGAYNTGTDNEHLYVQTRQSRRTYFNR, translated from the coding sequence ATGAAAATCACCGGAATCCGCACTTTTCTCATGCATGTCGGTCAGCCTGATCCCGCGAACTGGGCTTCCGACCAACGGTCCAGCAGTGGCGCCTCGAAACAGTTCGGCGGCACCAGAAACTGGCTCTTTCTGAAGATCGATACCGACGAGGGCATCACCGGCATCGGTGAATGCTCAGGGTGGCCGCGCGTCGTCGAGACAGCGATCCATGATCTCGCCCCACTCCTTATCGGCGAAGATCCGGCCCATACCGAACGGCTATGGCAGAAGATGCATATCGCCATGATGGGACATGGCATGCTCGGGACGGTCGGAGGCGGTGCGATGACCGGCATCGACATGGCGCTATGGGACATCAAAGGCAAGGCGCTCGGTGTGCCGGTCTGGATGCTGCTCGGCGGCAAGATGCGCGACCGGATTCCGATCTACTCGCATGCGAATACTCCCGAGCGCGCGCTTGCCATCAAGGAACGCGGCATAAAGGCGATCAAATGCGGCGGCGTCGCCGATCCGGTCCGCAAGGTCGCCGCGCTCCGTGACGCCGTCGGTGACGACATGGACATCGCCATCGATCTGCATGGGCCGCCGTGGCTGACGCCTGCGGATGCCTGCCGGCTGGTGCGGGCGCTCGAACCCTATGAATTGATGTGGGTGGAAGATCCGATCGCGCCGGAGAATATCGACGGCTACCGGCGCATCCGCGACGCAGCACATGTGCCGCTTGCCGCCGGCGAGCGCTCGGCGACCATCTTCGGCGAGCGTGAGCTTATCGAGAAGGAACTGGTCGACGTGATCCAGCCGGACACCGGCCGGGCCGGCGGTATCACCCAGATGAAGAAGATCGCGGCCATGGCCGAAGCCCATCATATCCAGATGGCGCCGCATTCGGGTTCGCTCGGACCGGTGGCGGAATATGCGGCTCTGCATCTGCTCGCCGCGATCCCCAACGCGCTCATCCTCGAGCGCCTCGACGACGACTGGGACGGCCGCCGCCAGACGATCGTGCCGCATCCGCAACAGGTCGACGGCTTGATCGCCGTTCCTGATGGCCCGGGACTTGGCTGCGATATCGACGAGGCCTTCGTGGCGCGCTTCCCCAGCAACGGCAATGTCTCGGTGCCGCAAAGTGCCGGTGCCTACAATACCGGAACCGACAACGAGCATCTCTACGTGCAGACGCGCCAGTCGCGCCGCACCTATTTCAATCGCTAG
- a CDS encoding response regulator receiver protein (PFAM: response regulator receiver~SMART: response regulator receiver~KEGG: ret:RHE_PF00224 putative two-component response regulator protein) gives MNKTRHVVAIVDDDPRLLESMGDLLESAGYVARSFSSAGSLLVNGLSDLDLLITDIGMPGIDGFELRDLVKKSRPELPVFMITGRHEIADQGRAQGASGFFRKPFDAQALLAAIANALHKSTDGG, from the coding sequence ATGAACAAGACAAGACACGTCGTGGCAATTGTCGATGACGACCCAAGGTTGCTTGAATCGATGGGCGACCTTCTTGAATCTGCGGGCTATGTGGCCCGCAGCTTCTCGTCGGCGGGCTCACTGCTCGTCAACGGGCTGTCGGACCTCGACCTGCTCATCACCGATATAGGTATGCCTGGCATCGACGGCTTCGAACTTCGTGACCTCGTGAAGAAGTCACGTCCGGAGCTGCCGGTATTCATGATCACGGGCCGCCACGAGATAGCGGATCAGGGGCGCGCTCAAGGCGCGAGCGGATTTTTCCGCAAGCCCTTCGATGCCCAGGCCCTGCTGGCGGCCATTGCCAACGCTTTGCATAAATCGACAGATGGAGGGTGA
- a CDS encoding nitroreductase (PFAM: nitroreductase~KEGG: ret:RHE_PF00227 nitroreductase protein), translating into MDVYEAVKSRRSVRGFKDEPVEREVLERVLSAAAWSPSGSNIQPWNTYVMTGASLAELKTSAVERVAHGDAWDKRQYEMYPAGLKPPYGERRSAFGKERYSALGIAREDWEARQRAAIANWNCFGAPAALFCYIDRDLGLPQWADVGMYLQTIMLLLRAEGLHSCPQMAWSQVRETVAEVLSPPDGLILFCGMSIGYEDPTVSYARTGRAPLDETVTFLGD; encoded by the coding sequence ATGGACGTATATGAGGCAGTCAAAAGTCGACGGTCGGTGCGAGGGTTCAAAGACGAGCCTGTGGAGAGGGAGGTGCTTGAGCGTGTGCTGTCCGCCGCAGCTTGGTCGCCGTCAGGATCGAACATCCAGCCGTGGAATACCTATGTGATGACCGGCGCATCGCTGGCAGAGCTCAAGACGTCCGCCGTCGAGCGCGTGGCCCATGGCGACGCCTGGGATAAGCGGCAATACGAGATGTACCCGGCCGGGCTGAAGCCCCCCTACGGCGAGCGCCGGTCCGCCTTTGGCAAGGAGCGCTACAGCGCGCTCGGCATTGCGCGCGAGGACTGGGAGGCGCGCCAGCGGGCAGCAATCGCCAACTGGAACTGTTTCGGCGCGCCCGCCGCCCTATTCTGCTACATCGACCGTGACCTCGGCCTACCCCAATGGGCCGACGTCGGCATGTATCTGCAGACCATCATGCTGCTGCTCCGCGCCGAAGGTCTGCACAGTTGCCCGCAGATGGCGTGGTCGCAGGTTCGCGAGACGGTCGCGGAGGTCCTGTCGCCCCCGGACGGGCTCATCCTCTTCTGCGGCATGTCGATCGGGTACGAGGACCCCACGGTTAGTTACGCCCGTACAGGCCGCGCCCCGCTCGACGAGACGGTCACGTTCCTCGGCGATTAG
- a CDS encoding two component transcriptional regulator, LuxR family (PFAM: response regulator receiver; regulatory protein LuxR; Bacterio-opsin activator HTH domain protein~SMART: response regulator receiver; regulatory protein LuxR~KEGG: rec:RHECIAT_PC0000412 two-component response regulator protein - NodW mutant supressor protein), with protein MTADDHIVFVVDDDERVREALSELLDSHGMRAITFESAGDYVKADKPDVPACLILDIELPDINGLDLQRQIADRDHPPIVFITGHGDIPSSVRAIKHGAVDFLTKPFSDADLMAAIHAALAEDLEKRSQRAELDMLRRHYLDLTPREREVLPLVVSGLLNKQAAAELGISEVTLQIHRRNVMQKMAAASLADLVRIAERLEIPITHSRRVGGN; from the coding sequence ATGACGGCCGACGACCATATCGTCTTCGTCGTCGACGACGATGAACGTGTTCGGGAAGCGCTCAGCGAGCTGCTGGACTCGCACGGCATGCGCGCCATCACCTTCGAATCGGCCGGCGACTACGTGAAAGCGGACAAGCCGGACGTGCCCGCCTGCCTCATCCTCGATATCGAGCTGCCTGACATCAACGGCCTCGACCTGCAGAGACAGATCGCCGACAGGGATCATCCGCCGATCGTCTTCATCACAGGTCACGGCGACATTCCCTCCTCCGTGCGTGCGATCAAGCACGGCGCGGTGGATTTCCTGACCAAACCCTTTAGCGATGCGGACCTGATGGCAGCAATCCACGCGGCGCTCGCTGAGGATCTGGAAAAGAGATCGCAACGCGCCGAACTCGATATGCTGAGGCGACACTATCTCGACCTGACGCCACGAGAGCGCGAGGTGCTGCCGCTGGTCGTCAGCGGTCTTCTCAACAAGCAGGCAGCAGCCGAATTGGGGATCAGCGAAGTGACGCTGCAAATCCACAGAAGAAATGTGATGCAGAAAATGGCCGCGGCATCGCTCGCCGATCTGGTGCGGATCGCGGAGAGATTGGAAATACCGATAACCCACTCGCGCCGAGTGGGAGGGAATTGA
- a CDS encoding transcriptional regulator, ArsR family (PFAM: regulatory protein ArsR~SMART: regulatory protein ArsR~KEGG: ret:RHE_PF00226 ArsR family transcriptional regulator), which yields MNTQSSAAPSPETNAFDNEANFLSAMGNAKRLHILHLLAEGEMSVSVLADEVGLSQSSTSQHLAILREQELVQTRRAAQTIYYSLQSAAATAMLDTLADIFGWHPRSPVERVQAVGT from the coding sequence TTGAACACTCAATCGTCAGCCGCGCCTTCCCCTGAAACCAACGCCTTCGACAACGAAGCAAACTTCCTGTCAGCCATGGGGAATGCCAAACGGCTTCACATTCTGCATCTGTTGGCCGAAGGAGAAATGTCCGTGAGCGTCCTGGCCGACGAGGTGGGATTGAGCCAATCTTCGACTTCCCAGCATTTGGCAATTCTTCGAGAACAGGAACTCGTGCAGACCCGAAGGGCTGCCCAGACGATCTACTATTCACTTCAATCCGCCGCAGCCACGGCGATGCTCGATACGCTCGCCGACATCTTCGGATGGCATCCTCGCTCTCCAGTGGAACGCGTCCAAGCCGTAGGCACCTGA
- a CDS encoding two component transcriptional regulator, LuxR family (PFAM: response regulator receiver; regulatory protein LuxR~SMART: response regulator receiver; regulatory protein LuxR~KEGG: rec:RHECIAT_PC0000414 probable transcriptional regulator protein (NodW-like)) — translation MRVDQPLLRRSAPLSLQCSYEENQPLVIIVDDDASVREALSELILSAGFQSTSFASTRELLDADILDSPGCLILDVRMPGASGLHLQRHLAENGISKPIIFLTGHGDIPMTVQAMKAGAVDFLTKPVRDQTLLDAVTAGIAMDAERRAEAAIAERNIKRLETLTQREREVLHEVARGRLNKQIAFDLGISEVTVKLHRSNVMHKMEAASIGELIRAWETLPAQMRQVGAR, via the coding sequence ATGAGAGTTGACCAGCCGTTGCTGCGGAGATCGGCACCGCTATCATTGCAGTGCAGTTATGAAGAGAACCAGCCGCTCGTCATTATCGTCGATGACGACGCATCCGTTCGCGAGGCGCTGTCAGAGCTGATCCTGTCGGCGGGTTTCCAGTCGACCAGTTTTGCTTCGACCCGTGAATTGCTCGATGCCGATATCTTGGATAGCCCCGGCTGCCTTATCCTCGATGTGCGCATGCCGGGGGCAAGCGGCCTCCATCTGCAGCGTCATCTAGCCGAAAACGGCATTTCCAAGCCGATCATCTTCCTGACCGGACATGGCGATATCCCGATGACAGTCCAGGCGATGAAGGCCGGCGCCGTGGATTTTCTCACCAAGCCGGTGCGGGACCAGACGCTGCTCGACGCGGTGACTGCCGGCATTGCGATGGATGCCGAACGACGAGCGGAAGCCGCGATCGCCGAGCGCAACATAAAGCGCCTGGAGACGCTGACGCAGCGCGAGCGCGAAGTTCTGCATGAAGTGGCGCGCGGCCGCCTCAACAAGCAGATCGCCTTTGATCTCGGCATCAGTGAAGTGACGGTCAAGCTGCATCGCAGCAATGTCATGCACAAGATGGAGGCTGCCTCTATCGGCGAATTGATCCGGGCCTGGGAAACGCTGCCCGCGCAAATGCGCCAAGTCGGCGCGCGCTAG
- a CDS encoding Mandelate racemase/muconate lactonizing protein (PFAM: Mandelate racemase/muconate lactonizing protein~KEGG: ret:RHE_PF00229 putative isomerase protein) gives MKIDRMRVFMTRDKDRPRVIVALDTDDGLTGWGECYNHGPDKALPPLLDYLYEFLSGQDPTRVEYLVNLLIQQSRFPPGALGLAAISALDHCLWDLAAKAVNVPVYKLLGGEVRDRIKVYAGVYTAPDAPAARDEFDRLKEGWGFTAFKLSPWRIDMHSNRWGNVVKASADYFRSLRETVNDEYEIAFDAHAKIFEPIAARQLGNALAPYDPLFFEEPLRPENIEAWGDLKQGLNCTLATGESLYNRNEFLRLLQVKGADLIQPDICVVGGISEMRRIATLAEAFFVGVAPHNPMGPLATAVNVHFSAAAQNFRILEYRLPKGQAYVYGGLDIEKREGETRYVVDPYLPKDGYLELRPDRPGWGVEMDEKAMEEEGYIHWQRRVPKRPDGSYAFA, from the coding sequence ATGAAGATCGACCGCATGCGGGTTTTCATGACCCGCGACAAGGACCGTCCCCGCGTGATCGTCGCGCTCGACACCGATGACGGGCTGACGGGCTGGGGCGAATGCTACAATCACGGCCCCGACAAGGCGCTTCCGCCGCTCTTGGATTATCTCTACGAATTTCTGTCCGGCCAGGATCCGACACGCGTGGAGTATCTCGTCAATCTGCTGATCCAGCAGAGCCGGTTTCCGCCGGGGGCGCTCGGTCTTGCCGCGATCTCCGCGCTCGATCACTGCCTGTGGGACCTTGCGGCCAAGGCGGTGAATGTCCCGGTCTACAAGCTGCTCGGCGGCGAAGTGCGCGACCGCATCAAGGTCTATGCCGGTGTCTACACCGCACCGGATGCGCCGGCGGCCCGCGACGAGTTCGATCGTCTGAAGGAGGGGTGGGGTTTCACCGCCTTCAAGCTCAGCCCCTGGCGGATCGACATGCACTCCAATCGCTGGGGTAATGTCGTCAAAGCCTCGGCGGATTATTTCCGCTCGCTTCGCGAAACGGTCAATGACGAATACGAAATCGCCTTCGATGCCCATGCGAAGATTTTCGAGCCAATCGCCGCTCGCCAGCTCGGCAATGCGCTGGCGCCTTATGATCCGCTTTTTTTCGAGGAGCCGCTGCGTCCTGAAAATATCGAGGCCTGGGGCGATCTGAAACAGGGGCTCAACTGCACACTTGCGACCGGCGAGTCGCTCTACAACAGAAACGAGTTCCTGCGGCTGCTGCAGGTCAAGGGCGCCGACCTCATCCAGCCTGACATCTGCGTCGTTGGCGGCATCAGCGAAATGCGCCGCATCGCCACGCTTGCCGAAGCCTTCTTCGTCGGTGTGGCCCCGCACAACCCGATGGGTCCGCTTGCGACGGCGGTCAACGTTCATTTTTCGGCGGCGGCACAGAATTTCCGCATCCTCGAATACCGGCTGCCGAAGGGACAGGCCTACGTCTATGGCGGCCTCGATATCGAGAAGCGGGAGGGGGAAACCCGTTACGTCGTCGATCCCTATCTGCCGAAGGACGGCTATCTGGAACTGCGTCCCGACCGGCCTGGCTGGGGCGTCGAAATGGACGAGAAGGCGATGGAAGAGGAAGGCTACATTCATTGGCAGCGGCGCGTACCGAAGCGGCCCGACGGCTCCTACGCCTTCGCCTGA